From the Solanum pennellii chromosome 4, SPENNV200 genome, one window contains:
- the LOC107016625 gene encoding replication protein A 70 kDa DNA-binding subunit B-like: MLKLMNTYLISTVRVKISQTSHGKPIHKFYWVLDKETVIEHITPSNGVENPLPPPTKLNITTFDRIPHMMLDSAVEIDILAIVLRCGPQKYTGRSNHKCREIIICDNQKNQFLLTLWEDFGEIEGNEIEAKMEKEMDLIVILGRNIGISTFQGLSLQRRYNSTIRVAPNYPQAVELTKWAKENKSMLLSRASNKTSTSSSAPLMVLTPAGQQVVSIEQISSPTFVSHTSS; the protein is encoded by the exons ATGCTTAAACTCATGAATACCTATCTCATCTCTACCGTAAGAGTCAAAATCTCCCAAACTTCACACGGCAAGCCGATACACAAATTTTATTGGGTTCTTGACAAAGAAACAGTTATTGAACATATCACACCATCTAATGGAGTTGAGAATCCACTTCCACCACCAACCAAGCTGAATATCACAACCTTTGACCGCATTCCTCACATGATGCTTGATTCTGCTGTTGAAATCG ATATACTGGCAATCGTTCTTCGTTGTGGTCCTCAAAAATACACAGGTCGCAGTAATCATAAGTGTAGAGAAATTATCATTTGTGACAATCA GAAAAATCAATTTCTCCTCACTCTATGGGAGGATTTTGGAGAAATTGAAGGAAATGAAATCGAagcaaaaatggaaaaagaaatgGATCTTATTGTAATCCTTGGCAGGAATATAGGAATCTCTACTTTTCAAG GGTTGTCACTGCAGAGAAGGTACAATTCAACAATACGCGTAGCTCCCAATTACCCACAGGCAGTAGAACTCACCAAATG ggcaaaagaaaacaaatcaaTGTTGTTAAGTCGTGCGTCGAACAAAACCTCAACAAGCTCATCTGCCCCTCTCATGGTATTGACTCCTGCCGGCCAACAAGTTGTCTCTATTGAACAAATTTCATCACCAACTTTTGTAAGTCATACTTCAAGCTGA